A window from Variovorax sp. PBL-E5 encodes these proteins:
- a CDS encoding TraB/GumN family protein: protein MPDLSRDGLAAAMQRAVDRGILWRIDKDGHSSWLYGTLHLGEADWMFPGPTVRRAMAESDTVALELDPLDPATQAAFAAPIDEAAAARVLTPERRRRLDRQAARACVPEATLARMPPVLQATTLALLSARTDGLYAQFGSEAFLSGLARGRGKPVVALETAAAQWKALIGGSEADQGEQVDAALDELEAGQSAAKTSELAQAWAHSDGSKLDRYAQWCGCMDTAADRRMLRRLLDDRNPHLADGIARLHAEGQRVFGAVGALHMIGPLGLPALMAARGFRVTRMLPRP from the coding sequence ATGCCCGATCTGTCCCGGGATGGGCTGGCCGCGGCGATGCAGCGTGCCGTCGACCGCGGGATTCTCTGGCGCATCGACAAGGACGGCCACAGCTCGTGGCTCTACGGCACGCTGCATCTGGGCGAAGCCGACTGGATGTTCCCGGGGCCGACCGTGCGGCGCGCCATGGCGGAGAGCGACACGGTGGCGCTCGAGCTCGACCCGCTCGACCCGGCGACGCAAGCCGCCTTCGCCGCGCCCATCGACGAGGCTGCCGCGGCCCGCGTGCTCACGCCCGAACGCCGGCGCCGGCTCGACCGGCAGGCCGCGCGCGCCTGCGTGCCCGAAGCGACGCTCGCCAGGATGCCGCCTGTGCTGCAGGCCACCACGCTGGCCTTGCTCAGCGCACGCACCGACGGCCTGTATGCGCAGTTCGGTTCCGAGGCCTTTCTGTCGGGTCTGGCACGCGGCCGCGGCAAGCCCGTCGTGGCCCTCGAAACCGCGGCGGCGCAATGGAAGGCCCTGATCGGCGGTTCCGAAGCGGACCAGGGCGAGCAGGTCGACGCAGCGCTCGACGAGCTCGAGGCCGGCCAGAGCGCGGCCAAGACCAGCGAACTCGCGCAGGCCTGGGCGCACAGCGATGGGTCCAAGCTGGACCGCTATGCGCAGTGGTGCGGCTGCATGGACACGGCCGCCGACCGCCGCATGCTCCGGCGATTGCTCGACGACCGCAACCCGCACCTGGCCGACGGCATCGCGCGGCTGCATGCCGAAGGCCAGCGCGTGTTCGGCGCCGTCGGCGCGCTGCACATGATCGGGCCGCTCGGCCTTCCGGCGCTGATGGCAGCGCGCGGATTTCGCGTGACACGAATGTTGCCCCGGCCCTGA
- a CDS encoding DUF2946 family protein, with product MTAVPRRLRRLCSFVLLWFVASLGVAMASPVVHPRAMELVCSAAGAVKVIVHTDDGAQDMGMGHMDCPLCMLAGAPPPTTPAVSMPSILPLAHAVQPIPAARIAAATAAPLPARGPPVLL from the coding sequence ATGACCGCCGTCCCGCGCCGCCTTCGCCGCCTCTGCAGCTTTGTGCTGTTGTGGTTCGTCGCGTCGCTGGGCGTGGCGATGGCCTCGCCGGTGGTGCATCCGCGTGCGATGGAGCTGGTCTGCTCCGCGGCCGGCGCCGTCAAGGTGATCGTGCACACGGACGACGGCGCGCAGGACATGGGCATGGGCCACATGGATTGCCCGTTGTGCATGCTGGCCGGCGCGCCGCCGCCGACGACGCCGGCCGTCTCGATGCCCTCGATCCTGCCGCTGGCCCACGCAGTCCAGCCGATTCCGGCCGCGCGCATCGCCGCGGCCACCGCTGCGCCCTTGCCGGCGCGCGGGCCTCCCGTTCTCCTCTGA
- a CDS encoding TonB-dependent receptor encodes MKRTWLALACSAACPWSMTAFAQDVPELAKSLGVVTVTGGRPTSLPTQIPTTIEGITGEQIETTVNATDSEDALKYFPSLLVRKRYIGDYNHAILSTRASGTGNSARSAVYADGILLSNYLGNGIANGTNFAPRWGLVTPEEIERVDVMYGPFSAAYPGNSAGAVVDYVTRMPTQLEAHVKAGYASQPNDLYNTHQSFDSWQTSASIGSRSGDWSWWIDVNRTTSNSQPLTFTTATIASGTPGAAGTPVTGFVPGLNTTNTPWYILGTGTQYHTEQDHAKLKLAYDFSPTVRATYTLGYWQNSAEARPASYLTNAAGLPVYAGAVNIGGRSFTLAPTAFPLADDAQTHYMHGLSVKSNTQGVFDWEVTASLYDYAKDTERAPTVALPLAAIGGAGTLQDQGGTGWNTLAAKGTWRPQGVGGAHIVDFGVGRDAYELDILKTNVLGNWQDGPGSSPVSDVGGRTQTYNAWAQDVWSFAPKWKAVLGLRYGHWEARDGFTSAGINSQSYAARSESDLSPKAALAYQWTQDTVLKASVGRAVRYPTVGELYGATTGGALSFINDPNLKPEKSWTGELSLEKDLGNGLARATLFHETTRDALFSQLIPGTTVSAVQNIDKVRTTGLELAYTGQDVFMKGVDLGGSLTFADSKTVADAAFPAAVGKWQPRVPRWRSTVFATWKPDARWAFTVAARYSGRQYSTLDNSDVNAFAYFGASKYFTVDLRVRYQIDKQWSAAFGIDNANNDPYWNFHPYPQRTFSAELRFDL; translated from the coding sequence ATGAAGAGAACGTGGCTGGCGCTCGCATGCAGCGCCGCCTGCCCATGGAGCATGACCGCCTTCGCGCAGGACGTGCCCGAACTCGCCAAGTCGCTCGGCGTGGTGACCGTCACCGGCGGCCGCCCGACCTCGCTGCCGACGCAGATCCCGACCACCATCGAAGGCATCACCGGCGAGCAGATCGAAACCACGGTCAATGCCACCGACAGCGAGGACGCGCTCAAGTACTTTCCGAGCCTGCTGGTGCGCAAGCGCTACATCGGGGACTACAACCACGCCATCCTGTCCACGCGCGCCTCGGGTACCGGCAACAGCGCACGCTCGGCGGTGTATGCCGACGGCATCCTGCTGTCGAATTACCTCGGCAACGGCATCGCCAACGGCACCAACTTCGCGCCGCGCTGGGGACTGGTGACGCCCGAGGAGATCGAGCGTGTGGACGTGATGTATGGCCCTTTCTCTGCGGCTTATCCGGGCAACTCGGCGGGCGCCGTGGTCGACTACGTGACCCGCATGCCCACGCAACTGGAGGCGCACGTCAAGGCCGGCTATGCGTCGCAACCCAACGACCTGTACAACACGCATCAGAGCTTCGACAGCTGGCAGACCAGCGCCTCGATCGGCAGCCGGAGCGGCGACTGGTCATGGTGGATCGACGTCAACCGCACGACCAGCAACAGCCAGCCGCTGACCTTCACGACGGCGACCATCGCCTCGGGCACACCGGGCGCGGCCGGCACGCCGGTGACCGGCTTCGTCCCGGGGCTGAACACGACCAACACGCCGTGGTACATCCTGGGCACCGGCACGCAGTACCACACGGAACAGGACCATGCCAAGCTCAAGCTGGCCTACGACTTCTCGCCCACCGTCCGCGCGACCTACACGCTGGGCTATTGGCAGAACAGCGCCGAAGCCCGGCCGGCCAGCTATCTGACCAACGCGGCGGGCTTGCCGGTCTATGCGGGCGCGGTGAACATCGGTGGCCGCAGCTTCACGCTCGCGCCGACGGCGTTCCCGCTCGCCGACGATGCGCAGACGCACTACATGCACGGCCTTTCGGTCAAGAGCAACACGCAGGGCGTGTTCGATTGGGAAGTGACCGCCAGCCTGTACGACTATGCCAAGGACACCGAACGCGCACCCACCGTCGCCTTGCCGCTGGCGGCCATCGGCGGCGCCGGCACGCTGCAGGACCAGGGCGGCACCGGCTGGAACACCCTCGCGGCCAAGGGCACCTGGCGCCCGCAGGGTGTGGGCGGTGCGCACATCGTCGACTTCGGCGTCGGGCGCGATGCCTATGAGCTGGACATCCTGAAGACCAATGTGCTGGGCAACTGGCAGGACGGCCCGGGATCCTCGCCGGTCAGCGACGTCGGCGGTCGCACGCAAACGTACAACGCCTGGGCGCAGGACGTCTGGTCTTTTGCGCCGAAGTGGAAGGCCGTGCTGGGCTTGCGCTACGGGCACTGGGAGGCCCGCGACGGCTTCACGTCCGCAGGGATCAATTCGCAGTCCTATGCGGCTCGCAGCGAGTCGGATCTTTCGCCCAAGGCCGCGCTGGCCTATCAATGGACCCAGGACACCGTGCTCAAGGCTTCGGTCGGCCGTGCCGTGCGCTATCCCACCGTGGGCGAGCTGTATGGCGCCACCACGGGCGGCGCGCTGTCCTTCATCAACGATCCGAACCTCAAGCCGGAGAAGTCGTGGACCGGCGAGCTTTCGCTCGAGAAGGACCTCGGCAACGGACTCGCCCGCGCGACGCTGTTCCACGAGACCACCCGGGATGCGCTCTTCAGCCAGCTCATCCCGGGCACGACGGTGTCGGCGGTCCAGAACATCGACAAGGTGCGCACCACCGGGCTGGAGCTGGCCTATACCGGGCAGGACGTGTTCATGAAGGGCGTGGACCTCGGCGGCAGCCTGACCTTTGCGGATTCGAAGACCGTGGCCGATGCCGCCTTCCCGGCCGCCGTGGGCAAGTGGCAGCCGCGCGTGCCGCGCTGGCGCTCGACCGTGTTCGCGACCTGGAAGCCCGATGCGCGCTGGGCTTTCACGGTCGCGGCGCGCTACAGCGGGCGGCAGTACTCGACGCTCGACAACAGCGACGTCAACGCCTTCGCCTACTTCGGCGCCAGCAAGTACTTCACCGTCGACCTGCGCGTGCGCTACCAGATCGACAAGCAGTGGTCCGCCGCCTTCGGCATCGACAACGCCAACAACGACCCGTACTGGAACTTCCATCCCTATCCGCAGCGCACCTTCAGCGCTGAACTCCGCTTCGACCTCTGA
- a CDS encoding copper chaperone PCu(A)C, protein MTSSSLLKTLAACALAAGAGGAMAHVTLPPGAATVGSDYTAAFRVGHACKDATATRGIAVRLPAGFVLADAQARPGWKLDVQRAAGEVRWSAESPGTAVPTAEHAEFVLRGKVPAKPGVLWFKVLQTCDVGQADWAQVPASGSSTAGLENPAARLEVVAAGVATVDVRDGWVRQSVPGQSGSGAFMKLTAPTGARLVGVSTPAAGVAEVHEMKMDGDTMRMRAMPVLELPAGKTVELTPGGYHVMLMDLKQPLVKGTTVPMTLRFEDAKGASSSLEVQLPVGTGADAGASAHDHMHMK, encoded by the coding sequence ATGACCTCCTCATCCCTTCTCAAGACCCTTGCCGCATGCGCCCTCGCCGCCGGCGCCGGCGGCGCCATGGCCCACGTGACCCTGCCGCCGGGTGCCGCCACCGTGGGCAGCGACTACACCGCCGCATTCCGTGTCGGCCATGCCTGCAAGGACGCCACCGCGACCCGCGGCATCGCCGTGCGCCTGCCTGCCGGCTTCGTGCTGGCCGATGCGCAGGCGCGGCCGGGATGGAAGCTCGACGTGCAGCGCGCGGCCGGCGAAGTCCGCTGGAGCGCCGAGTCGCCGGGCACCGCCGTGCCTACGGCCGAGCATGCCGAGTTCGTGCTGCGCGGCAAGGTGCCCGCGAAGCCCGGCGTGCTGTGGTTCAAGGTGCTGCAGACCTGCGACGTGGGGCAGGCCGACTGGGCGCAGGTGCCGGCCTCGGGCAGCTCGACCGCCGGGCTGGAGAACCCCGCGGCCAGGCTCGAGGTGGTGGCGGCCGGCGTGGCCACGGTCGACGTGCGCGACGGCTGGGTTCGGCAATCCGTTCCGGGCCAGAGCGGCAGCGGCGCCTTCATGAAACTCACCGCGCCGACGGGCGCCCGGCTGGTCGGCGTGTCGACACCCGCGGCCGGCGTGGCGGAAGTGCACGAGATGAAGATGGACGGCGACACGATGCGCATGCGCGCGATGCCGGTGCTCGAGCTGCCGGCCGGCAAGACGGTCGAGCTGACACCCGGCGGCTACCACGTGATGCTGATGGACCTGAAGCAGCCGCTGGTGAAGGGCACAACCGTGCCGATGACGCTGCGCTTCGAGGATGCCAAGGGCGCATCGAGCTCGCTCGAGGTCCAGCTGCCGGTGGGCACGGGCGCGGATGCCGGGGCGTCGGCGCACGATCACATGCACATGAAGTGA
- a CDS encoding PhaM family polyhydroxyalkanoate granule multifunctional regulatory protein, whose product MSDASKPFAFSQFVPGFDFLKNLAGASASAGPSAVPGLPSLSSWVAPTLSVEEVDKRIQELKTVQYWLEQNGHALKATIQALEVQKMTLSTLRGMNVRMEDLASVFTRQAAAPSPSPAAAPAPRPAAAPEAKAEEAPAAEAKHTEHPRKPAAAASAPDAAGVVDPLQWWGALTQQFQQIASSALQDASQLKVPAMAQPLADAVGKAMGAAPGKPARKTPAAAAKKPSAAARPAARKR is encoded by the coding sequence ATGAGCGATGCGAGCAAACCCTTTGCCTTCAGCCAGTTCGTTCCGGGCTTCGATTTCCTCAAGAACCTTGCGGGCGCCAGCGCATCGGCCGGCCCGAGCGCGGTGCCGGGCCTGCCGAGCCTGTCGAGCTGGGTGGCACCGACGCTGAGTGTCGAAGAGGTCGACAAGCGCATCCAGGAACTCAAGACCGTGCAGTACTGGCTGGAGCAGAACGGCCATGCGCTCAAGGCCACGATCCAGGCGCTCGAAGTGCAGAAGATGACGCTCTCGACATTGCGCGGCATGAACGTGCGCATGGAAGATCTCGCGAGCGTCTTCACGCGGCAGGCTGCCGCGCCATCGCCATCGCCTGCAGCAGCCCCGGCGCCGCGGCCGGCGGCAGCGCCCGAGGCGAAGGCCGAGGAAGCGCCGGCCGCTGAAGCGAAGCACACCGAGCACCCCCGGAAGCCGGCTGCTGCCGCGTCAGCACCGGACGCCGCCGGCGTCGTCGACCCCTTGCAATGGTGGGGCGCGCTCACGCAGCAGTTCCAGCAGATCGCGAGTTCGGCCTTGCAGGACGCCTCCCAGCTGAAGGTGCCCGCGATGGCCCAGCCGCTGGCCGATGCGGTCGGCAAGGCCATGGGCGCCGCACCCGGCAAGCCGGCACGCAAGACGCCCGCGGCCGCCGCGAAGAAGCCATCCGCCGCAGCCAGGCCGGCGGCGCGCAAGCGCTGA
- a CDS encoding FIST signal transduction protein → MKLFPSGHATHPQWRMAAGLVLAQLRAQMALPDYARAPTLGLLYITDHYAADAQEILDHLGAELPEITDWSGTVGVGVAANNAEYFDEPALSVMLCQLPSDQYRVFSGVAPLASSETSGFAPHTALVHADPATQDLTELIAEMAGRTDTGYLFGGLSSGRGGALQFAIGGNGNIRGHGAAGGVFSGGLSGVVFGEGVRLVSRVTQGCQPVSREREITEADGNLLLKLDGEPALDVLLADLHVSLDMPQQAIDAVRATLVGLADAGSDGIRRTGDLGADVLVRHIIGLDPTRRGVAIADVAEAGMRMTFCRRNAQAARADLMRVCAEIREELEPEEQTLATARAVAAGEAEAAPHPARRIAGAVYVSCSGRGGPHFGAPGAELQIVRHALGDVPLVGFFAAGEIARHHLYGYTGVLTVFIGAD, encoded by the coding sequence ATGAAACTGTTTCCCTCCGGTCATGCCACCCATCCGCAGTGGCGCATGGCGGCCGGGCTCGTGCTCGCCCAGCTGCGCGCGCAGATGGCGCTGCCCGACTACGCACGCGCACCCACGCTGGGCCTGCTCTACATCACCGACCACTACGCGGCCGATGCGCAGGAGATCCTCGATCACCTCGGCGCCGAGCTGCCCGAGATCACCGACTGGTCCGGCACGGTGGGCGTGGGCGTGGCGGCCAACAATGCCGAGTACTTCGACGAACCCGCGTTGAGCGTGATGCTGTGCCAGCTGCCGAGCGACCAGTACCGCGTGTTCTCCGGCGTCGCGCCTCTGGCCAGTTCCGAGACGAGCGGCTTTGCGCCGCACACGGCGCTCGTGCATGCCGACCCCGCCACGCAGGATCTCACCGAGCTGATCGCGGAAATGGCCGGGCGCACCGACACCGGCTATCTGTTCGGCGGTCTGTCGTCGGGGCGTGGCGGCGCCCTGCAGTTCGCCATCGGCGGCAACGGCAACATCCGCGGCCATGGCGCGGCGGGCGGCGTGTTCTCGGGCGGCCTCTCGGGCGTGGTGTTCGGCGAAGGCGTGCGGCTGGTCTCGCGCGTCACGCAGGGCTGTCAGCCGGTGTCGCGCGAACGCGAGATCACCGAAGCCGACGGCAACCTGCTGCTCAAGCTCGACGGCGAACCGGCGCTCGACGTGCTGCTGGCCGATCTGCATGTGTCGCTCGACATGCCGCAGCAGGCGATCGACGCGGTGCGCGCCACGCTGGTCGGTCTCGCCGATGCGGGCAGCGACGGCATCCGGCGCACCGGCGACCTGGGCGCCGACGTGCTGGTGCGGCACATCATCGGGCTCGATCCGACGCGTCGCGGCGTGGCGATCGCCGACGTCGCCGAAGCCGGCATGCGCATGACCTTCTGCCGCCGCAATGCGCAGGCGGCGCGCGCCGATCTCATGCGTGTCTGTGCCGAGATCCGCGAGGAACTCGAACCCGAGGAGCAGACGCTGGCGACGGCGCGCGCGGTCGCGGCCGGCGAGGCCGAGGCCGCGCCCCATCCCGCACGCCGCATCGCGGGCGCGGTGTACGTGAGCTGCTCCGGCCGCGGCGGCCCGCATTTCGGCGCGCCCGGCGCGGAGCTGCAGATCGTGCGGCATGCGCTCGGCGACGTGCCGCTGGTCGGCTTCTTCGCGGCCGGCGAGATCGCGCGGCATCACCTGTACGGCTACACCGGCGTGCTGACGGTCTTCATCGGCGCCGATTGA
- a CDS encoding FAD-dependent oxidoreductase has product MRVIVLGAGLLGVASAYYLQQLGHEVTVVDRHASPAAKARGRVNRHEEGAAAQPAALSSSPAGTKRKESALYSRLRRHLARLLDRAIGERRKSDPFEHLVRLAAYSRESVRALSDEAGMPQSARTAGLLSLYTDAAAFEDRTARAAHWNRLGCEERLLSPEDALRIEPALQAMRIGLAGAAYTQDDPARDPAQFAASLVFLCRAAGVRFAMKHTVVSLHEREGRIDHVELRDAGGRPTAMRAQAYVLALGAAGAPHAQQLGIAMPLRHLREYIVTMPIKDAARAPRVTLRDRQGKLRITRIETPAGDSLRVSGFARDRLDEEGEADSDRFDAILRRFEQLFPGAADTAHATLETVGHAVSRNGLPMIGKTRLPNLFLNTAPGAHGWVHVCGAGKSIARIMSGLRPELEFAFRGM; this is encoded by the coding sequence ATGCGCGTGATTGTTCTGGGCGCCGGCCTGCTCGGCGTCGCATCGGCCTACTACCTGCAACAGCTGGGCCACGAGGTGACGGTGGTCGACCGGCACGCGAGCCCCGCGGCCAAGGCGCGCGGCCGCGTGAACCGCCATGAGGAAGGCGCCGCAGCGCAGCCGGCGGCACTGTCCTCATCCCCTGCCGGCACGAAGCGCAAGGAATCGGCGCTGTACAGCCGCCTGCGAAGGCACTTGGCCCGGCTGCTCGACCGTGCCATCGGCGAACGCCGCAAGTCCGATCCGTTCGAGCATCTCGTTCGCCTGGCCGCCTACAGCCGCGAAAGCGTGCGCGCGCTGAGCGACGAAGCCGGCATGCCCCAGAGCGCGCGCACCGCAGGCCTGCTGAGCCTTTACACGGACGCTGCCGCTTTCGAGGACCGCACGGCCCGCGCCGCGCACTGGAACAGGCTGGGCTGCGAAGAACGCCTGCTCTCGCCCGAGGACGCGCTGCGCATCGAGCCGGCGCTGCAGGCGATGCGCATAGGCCTCGCCGGCGCGGCCTATACGCAGGACGACCCGGCGCGCGATCCGGCCCAGTTCGCGGCCAGCCTCGTCTTCCTGTGCCGCGCGGCCGGGGTCCGCTTCGCGATGAAGCACACGGTGGTGTCGCTGCACGAGCGCGAGGGCCGCATCGACCACGTCGAACTGCGCGATGCCGGCGGCCGGCCCACGGCCATGCGCGCCCAGGCCTATGTGCTCGCGCTCGGCGCGGCCGGCGCGCCGCATGCGCAGCAACTGGGCATCGCGATGCCGCTGCGCCACCTGCGCGAGTACATCGTCACGATGCCGATCAAGGATGCCGCCCGCGCTCCGCGCGTAACCCTGCGGGACCGCCAGGGCAAGCTGCGCATCACGCGCATCGAGACGCCGGCGGGCGATTCCCTGCGGGTCTCGGGCTTCGCGCGCGACCGCCTCGACGAGGAAGGCGAAGCCGACTCCGATCGCTTCGACGCCATCCTGCGCCGCTTCGAGCAGTTGTTCCCCGGCGCCGCCGACACGGCGCACGCCACGCTCGAAACCGTCGGGCATGCGGTGAGCCGGAACGGGCTGCCCATGATCGGCAAGACGCGGCTGCCCAACCTGTTCCTCAACACCGCGCCCGGCGCGCATGGCTGGGTGCACGTCTGCGGCGCCGGCAAGTCGATCGCCCGGATCATGAGCGGCCTGCGGCCCGAACTCGAGTTCGCCTTCCGCGGCATGTAG
- a CDS encoding helix-turn-helix domain-containing protein, whose protein sequence is MSTTVDLVQALKNELKNARMTYADLAKSLDMAESSVKRMLAKGDMPLTRVDAICRALKIDFAELARRVADDQPLLKELTLEQENAVVKDKKLLLVAINVLSQWTLEQIVTAYRISQAECIGYLAQLDRIGIIELRPLNRYRLKLAKTFRWRPHGPVMDFFRENVVLDYYKGGFDGPAEGLLLVHGSISRSLAPAFLERLQRVAQDFAQQHQTDQKLSPKEREGYTLLLGMRNWEFELFTRLRRA, encoded by the coding sequence ATGAGCACCACCGTCGACCTCGTCCAGGCCCTGAAGAACGAACTCAAGAATGCCCGCATGACCTATGCGGATCTCGCCAAGTCGCTCGACATGGCCGAGTCCAGCGTCAAGCGCATGCTCGCCAAGGGCGACATGCCGCTCACGCGGGTCGACGCGATCTGCCGCGCACTCAAGATCGATTTCGCCGAACTCGCCCGCCGTGTGGCCGACGATCAGCCCTTGCTGAAGGAGCTGACGCTCGAGCAGGAAAATGCCGTGGTCAAGGACAAGAAGCTGCTGCTGGTGGCGATCAACGTGCTGAGCCAGTGGACGCTGGAGCAGATCGTCACCGCCTACCGGATCAGCCAGGCCGAGTGCATCGGCTACCTGGCCCAGCTCGACCGCATCGGCATCATCGAGCTGCGTCCGCTGAACCGCTACCGCCTCAAGCTGGCCAAGACCTTCCGCTGGCGCCCGCATGGCCCGGTGATGGATTTCTTCCGCGAGAACGTGGTGCTCGACTACTACAAGGGCGGCTTCGACGGGCCGGCCGAAGGCCTGCTGCTGGTCCACGGCTCGATCAGCCGCTCGCTGGCGCCCGCCTTCCTCGAACGCCTGCAGCGCGTGGCCCAGGACTTCGCCCAGCAGCACCAGACCGACCAGAAGCTGTCGCCCAAGGAACGCGAGGGCTATACCTTGCTGCTCGGCATGCGCAACTGGGAATTCGAGCTTTTCACGCGCCTGCGCCGGGCTTGA
- a CDS encoding MFS transporter — translation MTIPADASLVLAPDAPAHANQFALLGQRRFAPFFWTQFAGAANDNLFKFAFTVMVTYQLQLGWMPPAMAGLAIGALFILPFLLFSATSGQLTDKYDKTKMIRFVKNLEIVIMGIAAWGFMRADAAVLLGCVFLMGLHSTLFGPVKYAYLPQVLEAHELTGGNGVVEMGTFVAILLGQVAGGLLVAVPQIGHTAVAVACVLLALAGRGVAQAIPRTPATDPGLRINWNPVSETWHNLKLAHGNLVVFRSLLGISWMWFFGAVFLSQFPSFAKEVLHGDEQVASLLLVVFSVGIGIGSLLCETLSRRQVEIGLVPLGAIGMSVFAIDLYFASRALPASAEMGLGAFVGRSAHWHVMADLGLLSLFAGLYSVPMYALIQLRSQATHRARIIAANNILNALFMIASAVIAGALLKAGFTVPQIFLFTGIANAVVAFYIFMLMPEYLLRFVAWVLTRFVYRFDVRGSEHIPIEGPAVLVCNHVSFIDAVLLMAASPRPIRFLMDHQIFRVPVLGGLFRLAKAIPIAPQKEDPAAYEAAFAQAVQVLREGDLLAIFPEGAITRDGQLQPFKGGVMKILDGARAQGLEVPAVPMALTNLWGSYFSRVEVRGGQNVAMVRPFRRGWFSRVGLHVGSAMRPADVAPDALQARVSGLLST, via the coding sequence ATGACCATCCCTGCCGACGCTTCCCTCGTCCTCGCGCCCGACGCGCCGGCGCACGCCAACCAGTTCGCGTTGCTGGGGCAGCGACGCTTCGCACCCTTCTTCTGGACCCAGTTCGCGGGCGCGGCCAACGACAACCTGTTCAAGTTCGCCTTCACGGTGATGGTGACCTACCAACTCCAGCTCGGCTGGATGCCGCCGGCGATGGCGGGGTTGGCGATCGGTGCGCTCTTCATCCTGCCCTTCCTGCTTTTCTCCGCGACCTCGGGCCAGCTCACCGACAAGTACGACAAGACGAAGATGATCCGCTTCGTGAAGAACCTCGAGATCGTGATCATGGGGATCGCGGCCTGGGGCTTCATGCGTGCGGATGCCGCGGTGCTGCTGGGCTGTGTGTTCCTGATGGGGCTGCATTCGACACTCTTCGGTCCGGTCAAGTACGCCTACCTGCCGCAGGTGCTGGAGGCGCACGAACTCACCGGCGGCAACGGCGTGGTCGAGATGGGGACCTTCGTCGCCATCCTGCTCGGGCAGGTGGCCGGCGGCCTCCTGGTCGCGGTGCCGCAGATCGGCCATACCGCGGTGGCGGTGGCCTGTGTGCTGCTGGCGCTGGCGGGGCGCGGCGTGGCGCAGGCAATCCCGCGCACCCCGGCCACCGACCCGGGCCTGCGAATCAACTGGAATCCCGTCAGCGAAACCTGGCACAACCTGAAGCTCGCCCACGGCAACCTGGTGGTCTTCCGCTCGCTGCTCGGCATCTCGTGGATGTGGTTCTTCGGTGCCGTGTTCCTGAGCCAGTTCCCGAGCTTCGCCAAGGAAGTGCTGCATGGGGACGAGCAGGTGGCATCGCTGCTGCTGGTGGTGTTCTCGGTCGGCATCGGCATCGGCTCGCTGCTGTGCGAGACGCTGAGCCGGCGCCAGGTGGAGATCGGCCTGGTGCCGCTGGGCGCGATCGGCATGAGCGTGTTCGCCATCGACCTGTATTTCGCCTCGCGCGCGCTGCCTGCCTCGGCGGAGATGGGGCTCGGTGCCTTCGTCGGCCGCTCGGCGCACTGGCATGTGATGGCCGATCTCGGCCTGCTGTCCCTCTTCGCGGGGCTCTACAGCGTGCCGATGTATGCGCTGATCCAGCTGCGCAGCCAGGCCACGCACCGGGCGCGGATCATCGCGGCCAACAACATCCTCAACGCGCTGTTCATGATCGCCAGCGCGGTCATTGCCGGCGCGCTGCTGAAGGCTGGCTTCACCGTGCCGCAGATCTTTCTTTTCACCGGCATCGCCAACGCCGTGGTCGCGTTCTACATCTTCATGCTGATGCCCGAGTACCTGCTGCGCTTCGTGGCCTGGGTGCTGACGCGCTTCGTCTACCGCTTCGACGTCCGGGGCAGCGAGCACATCCCGATCGAAGGGCCCGCAGTGCTGGTGTGCAACCACGTGAGCTTCATCGATGCGGTGTTGCTGATGGCGGCGAGCCCGCGGCCGATCCGCTTCCTCATGGACCACCAGATCTTCCGGGTGCCCGTGCTCGGCGGGCTGTTCCGGCTGGCGAAGGCCATTCCGATCGCGCCGCAGAAGGAAGACCCCGCGGCGTACGAAGCCGCCTTCGCGCAGGCCGTGCAGGTGCTGCGCGAGGGTGACCTGCTGGCCATCTTCCCCGAAGGCGCGATCACGCGCGACGGCCAGCTGCAGCCGTTCAAGGGCGGCGTGATGAAGATCCTCGACGGCGCGCGGGCGCAAGGCCTCGAGGTACCCGCGGTCCCGATGGCACTGACCAACCTCTGGGGTTCGTACTTCAGCCGCGTCGAGGTCCGCGGCGGGCAGAACGTGGCGATGGTGCGTCCGTTCCGGCGCGGCTGGTTCAGCCGTGTCGGGCTCCACGTCGGCAGCGCGATGCGGCCGGCCGACGTCGCGCCCGATGCGCTCCAGGCGCGCGTGAGCGGACTCCTGAGCACCTGA